Proteins encoded by one window of Castor canadensis chromosome 2, mCasCan1.hap1v2, whole genome shotgun sequence:
- the Znf202 gene encoding zinc finger protein 202 isoform X1 encodes MMTTLELEEQDLWEEEGILMVKLEDDFTCSPESVLPRDDPVLENSHQNFRRFRYQEAASPREALIRLRELCHQWLRPERRTKEQILELLVLEQFLTVLPGELQSWVRGQRPESGEEAVTLVEGLQKQPRRPRRWVTVRVHGQEVLSEETVPLGTEPESPSELQDPAQTSTPEQSQEETTQSPRCEEELQPLQESEVPVLQDPDLPLERNSGDPGMVALLTALSQGLVTFKDVAVCFSQDQWSDLDPTQKEFYGEYVLEEDCGIVVSLSFPIPRLDDASQVRQEVPQVPDSHEAQEPEEPEILSFTYTGDRSEDEGECVEQEDLRLKNIHKPVLRGPEIHQTADWEIVLEENPGRPDERRFGTNISQVNSFINLRETMPVNSVLGRHHNCPVCGKSFTCNSHLIRHLRTHTGEKPYKCIECGKSYTRSSHLARHQKVHKINTPYKYPLNRKNVEETSPLIQAERTPRVEKPYRCDVCGKHFRWTSDLVRHQRTHTGEKPFFCTICGKSFSQKSVLTTHQRIHVGGKPYLCGECGEDFSDHRRYLAHRKTHAAEELYVCSECGRSFNHSAAFAKHLRGHASVRPCRCNECGKSFTRRDHLVRHQRTHTGEKPFTCPTCGKSFSRGYHLIRHQRTHSAKT; translated from the exons ATGATGACAACCTTGGAACTAGAGGAACAGGATCTTTGGGAAGAAGAGGGGATTCTGATGGTGAAATTGGAGGATGATTTCACTTGCAGCCCTGAGTCTGTCTTGCCAAGGGATGACCCTGTGTTGGAGAACTCTCACCAGAACTTCCGTCGCTTTCGCTACCAGGAAGCTGCAAGCCCTCGTGAAGCACTCATCAGACTCCGAGAACTTTGTCACCAGTGGCTGAGGCCGGAGAGGCGGACAAAGGAGCAGATCCTAGAGCTGCTTGTGCTGGAACAATTCCTCACTGTCCTTCCGGGAGAACTGCAAAGCTGGGTGCGGGGCCAACGGCCAGAAAGTGGAGAGGAGGCAGTGACGCTGGTGGAGGGTTTGCAGAAACAACCCAGGAGACCAAGGCGGTGG GTGACCGTCCGTGTTCATGGCCAGGAAGTCCTGTCAGAGGAGACAGTGCCCCTAGGGACGGAGCCCGAGTCACCCAGTGAGCTGCAGGACCCAGCACAGACTTCAACCCCTGAGCAATCCCAGGAGGAAACCACCCAGAGCCCACGCTGTGAAGAGGAGCTCCAGCCCCTGCAGGAGAGCG AAGTTCCTGTGCTCCAGGACCCAGACCTTCCTTTGGAGAGGAACTCTGGAGACCCAGGCATGGTTGCACTTCTCACTGCTTTGTCACAG GGACTGGTAACGTTCAAGGATGTGGCCGTGTGCTTCTCCCAGGACCAGTGGAGTGATCTGGATCCAACACAGAAAGAGTTCTATGGAGAATATGTCTTGGAAGAAGACTGTGGAATTGTGGTTTCTCTGT CGTTTCCAATCCCCAGACTAGATGATGCCTCCCAGGTTAGACAAGAAGTGCCTCAGGTCCCAGATAGCCATGAGGCTCAGGAGCCTGAAGAGCCAGAAATCCTGAGTTTTACCTACACAG GAGATAGGAGTGAAGATGAGGGTGAGTGTGTGGAGCAAGAAGACTTGCGTTTGAAGAATATACACAAGCCTGTTCTGAGAGGTCCAGAAATTCACCAGACTGCAGATTGGGAAATAGTCTTAGAGGAAAATCCAGGTAGACCTGATGAAAGAAGATTTGGTACAAATATTTCTCAAGTTAATAGTTTCATTAATCTTCGGGAAACCATGCCTGTCAACTCAGTGTTAGGGAGGCATCATAACTGTCCTGTATGTGGGAAAAGCTTCACATGTAACTCCCACCTCATTAGACACCTGAGAACTCACACCggagagaaaccctataaatGTATAGAGTGTGGAAAAAGTTACACACGGAGCTCACATCTTGCTAGGCACCAAAAGGTCCACAAGATAAACACTCCTTATAAATATCCCCTAAACCGGAAGAATGTGGAAGAGACCTCTCCTCTGATCCAGGCTGAGAGAACTCCACGTGTGGAGAAACCCTATAGATGTGATGTTTGTGGAAAACACTTCCGCTGGACTTCAGACCTGGTCAGGCATcagaggacacatacaggagagAAACCCTTCTTTTGTACTATTTGTGGCAAAAGCTTCAGCCAGAAATCTGTACTAACAACACACCAAAGAATCCATGTTGGGGGCAAACCCTACTTGTGTGGAGAGTGTGGAGAGGACTTCAGTGACCATAGGCGGTATCTGGCACACCGGAAGACACATGCAGCTGAGGAGCTCTATGTTTGCAGTGAATGTGGGCGCAGCTTCAACCATAGTGCAGCGTTTGCCAAGCACCTGAGAGGGCACGCCTCAGTGAGGCCCTGCCGGTGCAATGAATGTGGAAAGAGCTTCACTAGGAGGGACCATCTTGTCAGGCATCAGAGAAcacacactggggagaagccatTCACCTGCCCTACCTGTGGGAAAAGCTTCAGCAGAGGCTATCACTTAATCAGGCATCAGAGAACCCACTCAGCAAAGACTTAG
- the Znf202 gene encoding zinc finger protein 202 isoform X2, whose protein sequence is MVALLTALSQGLVTFKDVAVCFSQDQWSDLDPTQKEFYGEYVLEEDCGIVVSLSFPIPRLDDASQVRQEVPQVPDSHEAQEPEEPEILSFTYTGDRSEDEGECVEQEDLRLKNIHKPVLRGPEIHQTADWEIVLEENPGRPDERRFGTNISQVNSFINLRETMPVNSVLGRHHNCPVCGKSFTCNSHLIRHLRTHTGEKPYKCIECGKSYTRSSHLARHQKVHKINTPYKYPLNRKNVEETSPLIQAERTPRVEKPYRCDVCGKHFRWTSDLVRHQRTHTGEKPFFCTICGKSFSQKSVLTTHQRIHVGGKPYLCGECGEDFSDHRRYLAHRKTHAAEELYVCSECGRSFNHSAAFAKHLRGHASVRPCRCNECGKSFTRRDHLVRHQRTHTGEKPFTCPTCGKSFSRGYHLIRHQRTHSAKT, encoded by the exons ATGGTTGCACTTCTCACTGCTTTGTCACAG GGACTGGTAACGTTCAAGGATGTGGCCGTGTGCTTCTCCCAGGACCAGTGGAGTGATCTGGATCCAACACAGAAAGAGTTCTATGGAGAATATGTCTTGGAAGAAGACTGTGGAATTGTGGTTTCTCTGT CGTTTCCAATCCCCAGACTAGATGATGCCTCCCAGGTTAGACAAGAAGTGCCTCAGGTCCCAGATAGCCATGAGGCTCAGGAGCCTGAAGAGCCAGAAATCCTGAGTTTTACCTACACAG GAGATAGGAGTGAAGATGAGGGTGAGTGTGTGGAGCAAGAAGACTTGCGTTTGAAGAATATACACAAGCCTGTTCTGAGAGGTCCAGAAATTCACCAGACTGCAGATTGGGAAATAGTCTTAGAGGAAAATCCAGGTAGACCTGATGAAAGAAGATTTGGTACAAATATTTCTCAAGTTAATAGTTTCATTAATCTTCGGGAAACCATGCCTGTCAACTCAGTGTTAGGGAGGCATCATAACTGTCCTGTATGTGGGAAAAGCTTCACATGTAACTCCCACCTCATTAGACACCTGAGAACTCACACCggagagaaaccctataaatGTATAGAGTGTGGAAAAAGTTACACACGGAGCTCACATCTTGCTAGGCACCAAAAGGTCCACAAGATAAACACTCCTTATAAATATCCCCTAAACCGGAAGAATGTGGAAGAGACCTCTCCTCTGATCCAGGCTGAGAGAACTCCACGTGTGGAGAAACCCTATAGATGTGATGTTTGTGGAAAACACTTCCGCTGGACTTCAGACCTGGTCAGGCATcagaggacacatacaggagagAAACCCTTCTTTTGTACTATTTGTGGCAAAAGCTTCAGCCAGAAATCTGTACTAACAACACACCAAAGAATCCATGTTGGGGGCAAACCCTACTTGTGTGGAGAGTGTGGAGAGGACTTCAGTGACCATAGGCGGTATCTGGCACACCGGAAGACACATGCAGCTGAGGAGCTCTATGTTTGCAGTGAATGTGGGCGCAGCTTCAACCATAGTGCAGCGTTTGCCAAGCACCTGAGAGGGCACGCCTCAGTGAGGCCCTGCCGGTGCAATGAATGTGGAAAGAGCTTCACTAGGAGGGACCATCTTGTCAGGCATCAGAGAAcacacactggggagaagccatTCACCTGCCCTACCTGTGGGAAAAGCTTCAGCAGAGGCTATCACTTAATCAGGCATCAGAGAACCCACTCAGCAAAGACTTAG